The proteins below come from a single Flavobacterium lindanitolerans genomic window:
- a CDS encoding ArsR/SmtB family transcription factor: protein METRRDVFQAIADPTRRQIIGMIAQKPQNVNSLAEKFDVTRQAVSLHIKILMECGLIEIKKQGRERICEARLDKLSEVSVWVEQYKAFWTSRFAALENHLETLKSKDNEDTTTR from the coding sequence ATGGAAACAAGACGCGACGTATTTCAAGCCATTGCAGACCCAACACGTAGGCAGATTATTGGTATGATAGCCCAAAAGCCACAGAATGTGAATAGCCTTGCAGAAAAATTTGATGTGACACGACAGGCGGTTTCGCTTCATATCAAAATATTGATGGAATGCGGCTTAATAGAAATCAAAAAACAAGGACGCGAACGCATTTGCGAAGCCAGGCTTGATAAGTTGTCAGAAGTTTCAGTCTGGGTTGAGCAATATAAAGCATTTTGGACAAGCCGTTTTGCTGCTTTAGAAAATCATTTGGAAACTTTAAAATCAAAAGATAATGAAGATACAACCACAAGATAA
- a CDS encoding SRPBCC family protein: MKIQPQDKSTQNEVHITHIFDADRKLVFDAWTDPKQLEKWYAPVGCSINFASINVRESGQFHSCIYNPEHGNCWCKGTYLEITVPEKIVFTMQVTDENGKDVNPIDMGMDTNWPAITKVTLTFEDLDGKTKLTLHQTVSESLAKTTGAYPSWIQMFNRLNEML; this comes from the coding sequence ATGAAGATACAACCACAAGATAAGAGTACTCAAAACGAAGTACACATCACCCATATATTTGATGCCGACAGGAAACTGGTTTTTGATGCTTGGACAGACCCTAAGCAACTTGAAAAATGGTATGCTCCGGTCGGCTGTTCTATTAATTTCGCATCAATAAATGTTCGTGAAAGCGGACAATTCCATTCCTGTATTTACAATCCGGAACATGGCAACTGTTGGTGCAAAGGAACCTATCTCGAAATTACGGTACCGGAAAAAATTGTCTTTACAATGCAAGTCACAGACGAGAATGGCAAAGATGTTAATCCTATTGATATGGGCATGGATACCAATTGGCCAGCCATAACCAAGGTTACGCTTACTTTTGAAGACCTCGATGGAAAGACTAAGCTCACATTACACCAAACCGTTTCGGAATCACTTGCCAAAACAACCGGAGCGTATCCAAGCTGGATTCAGATGTTTAACCGTCTCAACGAAATGTTATGA
- a CDS encoding alpha/beta fold hydrolase gives METPSKNGYANVNGIQMYYEIYGQGKPLVLIHGGGSTIQTTFGSIIPLLTQNRLLIGVELQAHGHTSDRNAELSFEQDADDVIALLDYLKIEKADFFGFSNGGTTALQIAIRHPERVRKIIAGSALCKRNGVPSQFWDFMKNATLDQMPQLYKDAYLKAAEHPENLKTMGDKCAKRMVDFKDISNEKLQSIKVPTLIVVGDADVMTPEHAVEMHQLISNSQLAIIPGGHGEYIGEITTLKPETKSKEFIVPLLEKFLNKKKQD, from the coding sequence ATGGAAACCCCTTCTAAAAATGGCTATGCCAATGTAAACGGCATTCAAATGTATTATGAAATTTACGGGCAGGGAAAACCGCTTGTCCTGATTCACGGTGGTGGTTCTACCATACAAACCACTTTTGGCAGCATCATTCCGTTGCTCACCCAAAACAGACTATTGATTGGTGTCGAACTGCAAGCACACGGACATACAAGCGACAGAAATGCCGAACTTTCTTTTGAACAGGATGCGGATGATGTAATCGCACTACTCGATTATCTAAAAATCGAAAAAGCAGATTTTTTTGGTTTTAGCAACGGCGGTACTACTGCCCTGCAAATAGCAATCCGTCATCCGGAACGTGTTCGAAAAATAATTGCCGGTTCTGCCCTGTGCAAACGTAATGGTGTGCCATCACAATTTTGGGACTTTATGAAAAATGCCACATTAGACCAAATGCCGCAACTTTATAAAGATGCTTATTTAAAAGCGGCAGAACATCCTGAAAACCTGAAAACCATGGGTGACAAATGCGCCAAAAGAATGGTTGATTTTAAAGACATCAGCAACGAAAAGCTACAATCTATCAAAGTTCCAACGTTGATTGTTGTTGGTGATGCCGATGTCATGACACCAGAACATGCCGTTGAAATGCACCAATTGATTTCAAACAGCCAACTGGCTATTATTCCCGGTGGTCATGGAGAATATATAGGCGAAATCACAACATTAAAACCCGAAACAAAAAGCAAGGAATTTATTGTCCCGTTGCTCGAAAAATTTCTCAATAAAAAAAAACAGGACTAA
- the wecB gene encoding non-hydrolyzing UDP-N-acetylglucosamine 2-epimerase: MKVLIVIGTRPEVIKTVPLAVKLREIEGFEVAICSTGQHAEIMDQALAVFGVKPDYNLNVMSPNQSLSELSAKILIGLQKLIVEFKPDLMVSQGDTATSFTTCLAAFYEKVKVIHIEAGLRTGDIYSPFPEEMSRRVTAMISNINFAPTARAEQNLLNENIPEENIVLCGNTGVDALFFIKDRIKQDPSLEKEVLQKFPFLQKDKKLVIVTAHRRENHGEGIDNICKAIKTLVATENIQVLFPIHHNPNSKKHIEDELGNISNVFLVGQIDYLSFVYLLDNSYLIITDSGGIQEEAPYLGKPVLVTRFSTERQEAVEIGSSILVGPVHDTIVNEAKNLLNNPEYYESKCLTNNPFGNGTAVDKIIEEIQKMNLKTTKENSVNTSFPTPVDLVG; encoded by the coding sequence ATGAAAGTATTAATCGTCATTGGAACAAGACCAGAAGTAATTAAAACTGTCCCTCTAGCAGTAAAATTACGCGAAATAGAAGGATTTGAAGTAGCAATATGCTCTACAGGTCAACATGCTGAAATAATGGATCAGGCTCTCGCTGTTTTTGGTGTGAAACCTGATTATAACTTAAATGTCATGTCTCCCAATCAAAGTCTTAGCGAATTATCTGCTAAAATCTTAATCGGATTACAAAAACTGATTGTTGAATTTAAGCCTGATCTTATGGTTTCACAAGGAGATACAGCTACTTCGTTTACCACATGTTTGGCCGCTTTTTATGAAAAAGTAAAAGTAATCCATATAGAGGCAGGTTTGAGAACCGGTGACATCTATTCCCCTTTTCCGGAAGAAATGTCTCGTAGAGTAACTGCAATGATTTCAAATATAAATTTTGCGCCTACTGCGAGAGCCGAGCAAAATCTGTTGAATGAAAATATTCCCGAAGAAAACATAGTATTATGCGGCAATACAGGTGTTGATGCCTTATTTTTTATAAAAGACAGGATCAAACAAGATCCTTCTTTAGAAAAGGAAGTACTCCAAAAATTCCCTTTCCTTCAAAAAGACAAAAAGTTAGTAATAGTCACTGCCCATCGCCGTGAAAATCATGGGGAAGGAATTGATAATATATGTAAGGCAATTAAAACTTTGGTAGCTACAGAAAATATTCAGGTATTATTCCCAATACATCACAATCCAAATAGCAAAAAACATATTGAGGATGAACTTGGTAATATTTCAAATGTTTTTCTTGTTGGTCAGATTGATTATTTATCATTTGTATACCTTCTGGATAATTCATATCTTATCATAACTGATTCAGGAGGAATTCAGGAAGAAGCCCCATATTTAGGAAAACCGGTTTTGGTTACCCGCTTTTCTACAGAAAGGCAAGAAGCCGTGGAGATAGGTTCTTCTATTTTAGTAGGACCTGTTCACGATACTATTGTTAATGAGGCTAAAAACCTATTAAACAACCCTGAATATTACGAAAGTAAATGCCTAACAAACAACCCTTTTGGTAATGGAACTGCTGTTGACAAAATAATTGAAGAAATACAAAAGATGAATTTAAAAACGACTAAAGAAAATTCGGTTAACACTTCATTTCCAACGCCTGTTGACTTAGTAGGATAA
- a CDS encoding DoxX family protein: MMKIFSTAQNKNLSNIMLFVVRATVSSFMLVHGVEKFDTLYAGGPFEFPDPLGVGPAASLSLAVFAEVLCSGLLLVGFATRLVTIPLIITMYFAVFVIHGSHGFEKQELGGLYLLIYVLLLVTGSGKYSVDHFIYKRTRPEKP, encoded by the coding sequence ATGATGAAAATTTTTAGCACGGCCCAAAACAAGAATCTTTCCAATATCATGCTTTTTGTTGTGAGGGCTACGGTGAGCAGCTTTATGCTGGTGCATGGTGTGGAAAAATTTGATACGCTTTATGCAGGTGGGCCGTTTGAATTTCCAGATCCTTTGGGAGTAGGCCCGGCAGCATCGCTATCATTGGCGGTATTTGCCGAAGTTTTGTGTTCGGGATTGCTATTGGTCGGATTTGCAACACGCCTGGTAACGATTCCGCTGATTATCACGATGTATTTTGCAGTTTTCGTAATTCACGGATCGCACGGTTTTGAAAAACAGGAACTGGGCGGATTGTATCTTCTGATTTATGTTCTTTTACTGGTGACAGGAAGCGGAAAGTACTCCGTAGATCATTTTATTTATAAAAGAACCAGACCCGAAAAACCTTAA
- a CDS encoding ester cyclase codes for MANETLIREFMQRIWNEKKLEDIPKYLAPEYTIHLDNADPWEGKTLKHDEFATRLHHTFGPFPDVHFDIKTAISDGNVVAITWIMTGTNTGQIGEWPATNRKIEAQGMTFYHILDGKIAGHTQAYDRTSIMKQLGFI; via the coding sequence ATGGCAAACGAAACATTGATACGGGAATTCATGCAACGTATCTGGAACGAAAAAAAATTGGAGGACATCCCTAAATATCTGGCTCCGGAATATACCATTCATCTCGACAATGCAGACCCCTGGGAAGGCAAAACGTTGAAACATGACGAATTTGCAACACGACTGCATCATACCTTTGGCCCATTCCCTGATGTACATTTCGACATCAAGACCGCCATATCAGACGGCAATGTGGTTGCCATCACTTGGATTATGACCGGAACAAATACCGGCCAAATAGGCGAATGGCCGGCAACGAACAGAAAGATAGAAGCACAAGGCATGACGTTTTATCATATCCTAGATGGAAAAATTGCAGGACATACACAGGCCTATGACAGAACGAGCATTATGAAGCAATTGGGATTTATTTGA
- a CDS encoding glycosyltransferase family 4 protein has product MKILHIYREKNKGQIGGVEYHIKYLAQQQQKLGLIPSVMTYSLSNRDYLTVENRNGIDWYLLEIKDPIYKIAQQLKEFESGGLGFTITPFDRIRQNLRISKKLNLIKDIHPDIIHQHDYLSSVRLSKKVSKKFMIIFTNHYGEYLFLKKTKITRYFQQRFLAHFNAIIAPSHNLLPSQNNSYFIPNGFDTDGFREIGSKEKLKLKTVQKLEEKVVFLCARRWAPTKGVLYLAKALNLLSDDIKQKSVFLFAGNDAEDFPIYRKQVQAELDQSVGVDFRLYGNVDHDGLIPLINISDIGVIPSLMEGMSLFSIELISCGIPVLATDVGGLPEIIKTNENGWLVPQKNAQKIAEEITRIVSNWPDTNLPIKTLEFRKKYSWETIAQQTLEIYKNVNKHESINRHWNKTRSN; this is encoded by the coding sequence ATGAAAATCCTCCATATTTATCGCGAAAAAAACAAAGGGCAGATTGGCGGTGTTGAATACCATATCAAATACTTGGCACAGCAGCAGCAAAAACTAGGACTTATTCCGAGTGTTATGACCTATTCCTTATCGAACAGAGATTATTTGACCGTTGAAAATCGCAATGGTATTGATTGGTACCTGTTGGAAATCAAAGATCCAATTTATAAAATAGCCCAACAGCTTAAAGAATTTGAAAGCGGAGGGCTGGGTTTTACAATTACACCTTTTGATAGAATACGACAAAATCTCAGGATTTCTAAAAAACTAAACCTTATCAAAGATATTCATCCGGATATAATACACCAGCATGACTATCTTTCGAGCGTTCGGTTGAGTAAAAAGGTTTCAAAGAAATTCATGATCATATTTACCAACCATTATGGTGAATACCTATTCCTGAAAAAAACCAAAATAACCCGTTATTTTCAGCAACGTTTTTTAGCTCATTTCAACGCCATTATTGCCCCAAGCCATAACCTCCTGCCTAGCCAGAATAATAGTTATTTTATTCCAAATGGATTTGATACTGATGGTTTTCGGGAAATCGGATCTAAAGAAAAATTAAAATTAAAGACAGTGCAAAAACTGGAAGAAAAAGTAGTATTTCTATGCGCCAGAAGATGGGCCCCAACAAAAGGAGTTTTATATCTAGCAAAAGCACTCAACTTATTGAGTGATGATATAAAGCAGAAATCTGTTTTTTTATTTGCTGGAAATGATGCTGAAGACTTCCCTATATATAGAAAACAAGTTCAGGCTGAATTAGACCAATCAGTTGGTGTTGATTTTAGGCTCTATGGAAATGTAGATCATGACGGATTAATTCCTCTTATAAATATAAGCGATATAGGAGTCATTCCTTCGCTCATGGAAGGAATGAGCCTATTCTCAATCGAACTTATTTCTTGTGGAATACCCGTTTTAGCAACTGATGTGGGAGGACTTCCTGAAATCATCAAAACAAACGAAAATGGTTGGTTAGTACCTCAAAAAAATGCTCAAAAAATAGCCGAGGAAATCACCCGGATAGTCAGTAATTGGCCTGATACAAATTTGCCAATCAAAACCCTCGAATTCAGAAAGAAATATTCGTGGGAAACCATCGCACAACAAACTTTAGAAATTTATAAAAACGTCAACAAACATGAAAGTATTAATCGTCATTGGAACAAGACCAGAAGTAATTAA
- the chrA gene encoding chromate efflux transporter, which yields MKKEHRLKELTQVFLKLGFTAFGGPAAHIAMMQQELVTKRRWMSEQHFLDLIGATNLIPGPNSTEMAIHIGQDRAGWKGLLIAGLCFILPAVSITLFFAWLYQQYGQLPEVQPFIYGIKPAIIAVILAAIYPLAKKSLKNLQLWAIGFSVLLLSLYGINEVFLLFGAGILAMAIHFINQQRTAGLFIPITLLQISDSEVVSAKNLNLFLIFLKIGAILYGSGYVLFAFLDAELVATGLLSRQQLIDAIAVGQFTPGPVFSSVTFIGYQINGPSGALISTLAIFMPSFIFVALLHPLMKKMRSSKLLSVFLDAVNVASVAIIITVCYEMAKDSITDWRTIVIGIISSLIVFKFRKINSAFVVIGGGILGYLLYIV from the coding sequence GTGAAAAAAGAGCATCGCCTGAAAGAACTTACACAAGTTTTTCTAAAATTAGGATTTACAGCCTTTGGAGGTCCTGCGGCCCATATCGCTATGATGCAACAGGAACTTGTAACCAAAAGACGCTGGATGTCTGAACAGCATTTTCTTGATCTGATAGGCGCTACAAATCTGATTCCCGGACCTAACAGTACCGAAATGGCAATTCATATAGGACAAGACAGGGCTGGTTGGAAAGGTTTATTAATAGCAGGACTATGCTTTATACTCCCTGCCGTTAGTATCACTTTATTTTTTGCATGGCTCTATCAGCAATATGGCCAACTTCCGGAAGTACAACCATTCATATACGGAATAAAACCGGCCATAATAGCAGTAATATTGGCTGCCATTTATCCGTTGGCTAAAAAATCTTTAAAAAACCTGCAGTTGTGGGCCATTGGTTTTAGCGTACTATTGCTGTCTTTATACGGAATTAATGAAGTTTTTTTATTGTTCGGAGCCGGAATATTAGCAATGGCAATACACTTTATAAATCAACAGCGAACTGCGGGTTTGTTTATTCCTATCACTTTGTTGCAAATTTCAGATTCTGAAGTTGTGTCTGCTAAAAACCTCAATCTTTTTCTTATTTTTTTAAAGATTGGTGCTATACTTTATGGTAGCGGATATGTATTATTTGCTTTTTTAGATGCAGAACTGGTCGCAACTGGACTGCTCAGCAGGCAACAGCTTATAGACGCCATTGCCGTTGGACAATTCACACCGGGACCTGTTTTTTCCTCGGTTACCTTTATAGGATACCAGATCAACGGGCCGTCAGGCGCACTTATTTCTACTCTGGCTATTTTTATGCCCTCATTTATTTTTGTGGCTTTGCTCCATCCGCTGATGAAAAAAATGCGCAGCTCAAAATTATTGTCCGTATTTTTAGATGCAGTAAATGTAGCCTCTGTAGCCATCATCATTACGGTTTGCTATGAAATGGCAAAAGACAGTATCACAGACTGGAGAACAATCGTTATTGGGATAATCAGTTCGCTTATTGTCTTCAAATTCCGCAAAATCAACAGTGCCTTTGTAGTCATTGGGGGAGGAATTTTGGGGTATTTGCTTTATATAGTTTAA
- a CDS encoding polysaccharide deacetylase family protein, translating to MEKYICFRFDIDTHICLQKGVPNLLKLFENYNAKCTFFVSMGRSFDRSSFLKEKFKYGFSNKTTQGTFSMFSKLGVTNSIVALLLNPKIGAIQKKILQDIINHGHELGLHGGKNHTLWEKNAKNWNEEKILQEIDYGLGYFRQHQLPQPISFASPCWQSPLGIGNVLRQRGFSVLADEYFTGKQPNPEVSGLIHFPTNVLGQHGNVGFVENLRALGYSSEEILSEFERQLDSEGKYKMVFDHPFYIGIKEFEILSKMIEISIKKGYKVDSLHNISKYI from the coding sequence GTGGAAAAATATATTTGTTTTAGATTTGATATAGATACGCATATCTGCCTCCAAAAAGGGGTTCCTAATCTTCTTAAGCTATTTGAGAATTATAATGCAAAATGTACTTTTTTTGTAAGTATGGGAAGATCATTCGATCGGTCTTCATTTCTAAAAGAAAAGTTTAAATACGGGTTTTCTAATAAAACAACACAAGGAACTTTTTCAATGTTTAGCAAACTTGGAGTAACCAATAGTATTGTCGCCTTACTGCTCAACCCTAAAATAGGAGCTATACAAAAGAAAATACTCCAAGATATAATAAACCATGGGCATGAACTTGGGCTACATGGAGGGAAAAACCATACACTATGGGAAAAAAACGCTAAAAACTGGAATGAAGAAAAAATCCTTCAGGAAATAGACTACGGACTTGGATATTTCAGACAACACCAACTTCCGCAGCCAATTTCTTTTGCATCACCTTGCTGGCAATCTCCTTTGGGGATAGGCAACGTACTCAGACAAAGAGGCTTTTCAGTTTTAGCGGATGAATATTTCACAGGTAAACAACCAAATCCGGAAGTTTCGGGGCTAATTCATTTTCCTACTAATGTTTTAGGACAACATGGAAACGTTGGATTTGTCGAGAATTTGAGAGCGTTGGGTTATTCATCTGAAGAAATTTTATCTGAATTTGAAAGACAGCTTGACAGCGAAGGAAAATATAAAATGGTATTTGATCATCCGTTTTATATTGGCATCAAAGAGTTCGAAATTCTTTCTAAAATGATAGAAATCAGCATAAAGAAAGGCTATAAAGTAGACAGTTTACACAATATCAGCAAATATATTTAA
- a CDS encoding N-acetylmuramoyl-L-alanine amidase family protein — protein sequence MKNTWKFLGAAVLVSILSFTTPESKKRIVIDAGHGGQDIGATHGFYSEKQIVSNIAKQIASQNRNTEIEIILTRDNDEFSSLQERTEKINKLQPDLVISLHVNKNTNEEANGIEAYVSEQNERFEASKAHAEELISVLSDNKLRSRGVKIAPMYLLKNTKSPAVVLELGFLSNANDRSYLSSNSGQKEIAQKILEYLAR from the coding sequence ATGAAAAACACCTGGAAATTTTTAGGAGCAGCCGTGCTCGTTTCTATCTTGTCGTTTACGACACCAGAAAGCAAAAAGCGAATCGTCATTGATGCCGGACATGGAGGGCAAGACATAGGCGCTACCCATGGATTTTATTCCGAAAAACAAATTGTTTCCAATATCGCCAAACAGATAGCTTCTCAAAACAGGAATACTGAAATAGAGATTATTCTAACCCGGGACAATGACGAGTTTAGCTCATTGCAGGAAAGAACTGAAAAAATCAACAAACTACAACCTGATTTGGTAATTTCTTTACACGTAAATAAAAACACCAACGAAGAAGCTAATGGAATAGAAGCTTACGTAAGCGAGCAAAACGAACGGTTTGAAGCTTCAAAAGCCCATGCAGAAGAACTGATTTCTGTACTTTCTGACAACAAGCTAAGAAGCAGAGGCGTAAAAATCGCACCAATGTATTTACTAAAAAATACCAAAAGCCCGGCTGTTGTGTTGGAATTGGGGTTTCTGTCGAATGCCAATGACAGAAGCTACCTGAGCAGCAATAGCGGACAAAAAGAAATAGCCCAAAAAATATTGGAATATCTTGCCCGATAA
- a CDS encoding FAD-binding oxidoreductase has product MKTELLSKEVISRLQQIVGPSFLFLDEETRNNYGRDETEDYVFPPGVVLKPASAEEISAILKLANDYKIPVTPIGGKTGLSGGALSIHQGIGLSMERFNKILHIDEQNLQVMVEPGVVTQTLQEAVLEKGLFYPPDPSSRGSCFIGGNVAENAGGARAVKYGVTKDYVLNLEVVLPTGEIVWTGANTLKNSTGYNLTQLMVGSEGTLGVITKIVMKLLPKNTHNVLMLVPFFNSSQACEAVAQIFKAGITPSALEFMERDAIDWTLRFIDGVSLNIKDEVEAHLLIEVDGNYPDVLFSEAEKITEVLEQFAIDEILFADSEDQKNALWKLRRAVAEAVKSNSVYKEEDTVVPRYELPRLLEGIKSIGNKYGFKSVCYGHAGDGNLHVNIVKGDMSDEDWKTEIPKGIREIFELTVSLKGTLSGEHGIGYVQKNYMDIAFSPTQLLLMKNIKNCFDPNNILNPGKVLPDSI; this is encoded by the coding sequence ATGAAAACCGAACTGCTTTCCAAAGAAGTAATCAGCAGGCTACAGCAAATTGTTGGCCCGTCTTTTCTTTTTTTAGATGAAGAAACCCGAAATAATTATGGGCGTGACGAAACCGAAGATTATGTTTTTCCTCCGGGTGTAGTGCTGAAACCTGCTTCTGCCGAAGAAATTTCGGCTATCCTAAAGCTGGCTAATGACTATAAAATTCCCGTAACTCCAATTGGAGGTAAAACAGGATTGAGTGGTGGCGCTTTGAGTATTCATCAGGGTATTGGACTTTCGATGGAACGTTTCAATAAAATCCTTCATATTGACGAGCAGAATCTTCAGGTTATGGTTGAGCCGGGTGTAGTAACGCAGACGCTGCAGGAAGCCGTTCTGGAAAAAGGATTATTTTATCCGCCAGACCCGAGCAGTCGCGGTAGCTGTTTTATTGGCGGAAACGTTGCCGAAAATGCAGGTGGAGCAAGAGCTGTAAAGTATGGCGTAACCAAAGATTATGTTTTGAACCTTGAAGTGGTATTGCCAACAGGAGAGATTGTGTGGACAGGAGCGAATACGCTAAAAAATTCAACAGGCTATAATCTGACGCAATTAATGGTTGGCAGTGAAGGCACATTAGGTGTTATTACCAAAATTGTGATGAAGCTGTTGCCTAAAAATACGCATAATGTGCTAATGCTTGTTCCGTTTTTTAATTCCAGCCAGGCTTGTGAAGCGGTGGCTCAGATTTTTAAGGCCGGAATAACACCAAGTGCCCTGGAATTTATGGAGCGTGACGCTATTGACTGGACATTGCGTTTTATTGATGGTGTCAGTCTGAACATTAAAGATGAGGTTGAGGCGCATTTGTTGATTGAAGTCGATGGAAATTATCCGGACGTGCTGTTTTCTGAAGCCGAAAAAATTACAGAGGTTCTGGAACAATTTGCCATTGATGAAATTCTTTTTGCCGATTCCGAAGACCAGAAAAATGCATTATGGAAATTGAGAAGAGCGGTGGCAGAAGCCGTAAAATCGAATTCGGTTTATAAGGAAGAAGATACGGTTGTGCCACGATATGAACTTCCGAGGCTTTTGGAAGGTATAAAATCTATCGGAAATAAATATGGCTTTAAGTCGGTTTGTTATGGACATGCGGGCGATGGCAACCTCCATGTGAATATTGTCAAGGGTGATATGTCTGATGAAGACTGGAAGACTGAAATTCCGAAAGGAATCCGTGAGATTTTTGAACTGACGGTTTCGCTCAAAGGAACCTTGTCTGGCGAACATGGTATTGGTTATGTGCAGAAAAACTACATGGATATTGCTTTTTCACCAACGCAATTGTTATTGATGAAGAACATTAAAAATTGTTTTGACCCGAATAATATCCTAAACCCTGGCAAAGTATTACCGGATTCTATATAA
- a CDS encoding GNAT family N-acetyltransferase, translated as MPLSNYTLENVTEPEYGKILSVWESSVKATHDFLKEEDFEFYKNLVPQYFSAVTLIGLKDENGQILGFMGTADGNLEMLFVCAEARGQGIGKILLTHALENLSITKVDVNQDNEQAVGFYEKFGFHTVASSEVDGCGKPYPILHMMLAKDKR; from the coding sequence ATGCCACTCTCAAACTATACCCTGGAAAATGTAACCGAACCGGAATATGGCAAAATACTTTCCGTTTGGGAATCGTCTGTAAAAGCCACACACGATTTCCTCAAGGAAGAAGATTTTGAATTTTATAAAAACCTGGTTCCTCAGTATTTCAGTGCTGTCACATTAATAGGCCTTAAAGATGAAAATGGCCAGATTCTTGGTTTTATGGGTACTGCTGACGGCAATCTGGAAATGCTATTCGTTTGTGCAGAGGCTCGAGGTCAGGGAATTGGCAAAATATTGCTAACACATGCTTTAGAAAATCTTAGTATTACCAAAGTAGACGTTAACCAGGACAATGAACAGGCAGTAGGTTTTTATGAAAAGTTCGGGTTTCATACTGTGGCTTCGTCTGAAGTGGACGGCTGTGGAAAGCCCTATCCTATTTTACATATGATGCTGGCAAAAGATAAAAGATAA
- a CDS encoding cation:proton antiporter, with protein MELYYSFSVLIVLASFFAYLNIRFLKLPATIGIMIIAMISSILLVVTGNIFPETFTNFSKLFSEFDFTEVLMGAMLNFLLFAGAIHVNLKDLREQRGPVMVFSTISVLISALAIGLILDFVTDLLHIDLPFIYCLLFGALISPTDPIAVLSILKDAKVPKSLETKIAGESLFNDGVAVVVFAVILKLAQDPASDFSLPHVSWLLIREALGGFILGTILGIQSSKAMRKVDDYKVSVLITLSVVMGGYLIAQAMHISGPLTMVAAGIIIGNYGKKTAMSATTKDYLNKFWELIDEILNAILFLFIGFELLLIPNILSFWSIGLICIFIVLLCRLISIWIPTKIIPFKKKFESSTIKIMVWGGLRGGVSIALALSIAEGPHKKIIVAITYFVVVFSIIVQGLTIGKLANRLLPKAKSANL; from the coding sequence ATGGAATTATACTACTCCTTTTCAGTCCTAATCGTACTCGCATCATTTTTTGCCTATCTCAACATCCGTTTCCTAAAATTGCCCGCCACCATCGGAATCATGATTATTGCCATGATCAGTTCCATATTGCTGGTAGTAACCGGTAATATTTTTCCGGAAACATTTACAAACTTTTCAAAACTATTTTCAGAATTTGATTTTACGGAAGTATTGATGGGTGCCATGCTTAACTTCCTTTTGTTTGCAGGTGCTATTCATGTCAATCTTAAAGATTTGCGTGAACAGCGCGGTCCTGTCATGGTTTTTTCAACGATTAGCGTATTAATATCGGCACTGGCCATCGGACTTATTCTGGACTTTGTTACAGACCTGCTCCATATAGACCTTCCGTTTATTTACTGTTTGCTTTTTGGAGCCCTGATTTCGCCTACAGATCCTATTGCCGTACTCAGCATACTGAAAGACGCCAAAGTTCCAAAATCACTGGAAACAAAAATTGCGGGAGAATCTCTGTTTAATGACGGTGTCGCGGTTGTGGTTTTTGCCGTAATTTTAAAATTGGCACAAGACCCGGCAAGCGACTTTTCATTACCTCACGTTTCATGGCTACTCATAAGAGAAGCTTTGGGTGGATTTATTCTTGGAACGATTTTGGGTATACAGTCCAGCAAAGCCATGCGAAAAGTAGACGATTATAAAGTGTCCGTATTGATTACCTTATCGGTTGTTATGGGCGGTTATCTGATTGCTCAGGCCATGCATATTTCCGGACCATTAACCATGGTTGCAGCAGGAATCATTATTGGAAATTACGGAAAAAAGACAGCTATGTCTGCCACTACCAAAGACTACCTGAATAAATTTTGGGAATTGATTGATGAGATTCTCAACGCTATTCTTTTCCTTTTTATCGGTTTTGAGTTATTGTTAATCCCAAATATCCTAAGCTTCTGGTCTATTGGATTGATTTGTATCTTCATTGTACTACTCTGTCGACTTATATCAATTTGGATTCCAACGAAAATCATTCCTTTTAAAAAGAAATTTGAATCTTCAACCATAAAAATAATGGTATGGGGCGGACTCCGTGGCGGTGTTTCCATCGCCCTGGCACTATCGATTGCTGAAGGACCACATAAAAAAATTATAGTGGCGATTACTTACTTTGTGGTCGTATTTTCTATTATCGTACAAGGACTTACTATTGGAAAACTGGCTAACCGATTACTGCCGAAAGCAAAATCGGCTAACCTATAA